A genomic window from Scatophagus argus isolate fScaArg1 chromosome 17, fScaArg1.pri, whole genome shotgun sequence includes:
- the rida gene encoding 2-iminobutanoate/2-iminopropanoate deaminase isoform X2, producing MSALNRRIIHTTSAAAAVGPYSQAVVVDRTMYISGQLGLDVASGQLVDGGVQAQAKQALINMGEILKAAGCDYTNVVKTTVLLADINDFNSVNEVYKTFFSSNFPARAAYQVAALPRGGLVEIEAVAVLGPLSDS from the exons ATGTCTGCCCTCAACAGAAGGATTATCCACACAACATCGGCCGCGGCTGCCGTCGGTCCATACAG CCAGGCGGTGGTTGTGGACCGAACAATGTACATCTCCGGTCAGCTGGGGCTGGACGTGGCCTCGGGTCAGCTGGTAGATGGAGGCGTGCAGGCCCAAGCAAAACAG GCCCTCATCAATATGGGGGAGATCCTGAAAGCTGCCGGCTGTGACTACACTAATG tggtgaAGACGACTGTGCTGCTCGCCGATATAAATGACTTTAACAGCGTCAATGAGGTGTACAAAACAT TTTTCAGCAGTAACTTCCCTGCCAGAGCTGCCTACCAGGTCGCTGCTCTCCCCAGA ggTGGACTGGTAGAAATTGAGGCAGTTGCTGTGCTCGGCCCTCTCTCAGACTCCTGA
- the rida gene encoding 2-iminobutanoate/2-iminopropanoate deaminase isoform X1, whose protein sequence is MATIRRQIPYTPKAPIRQGIYSQAVVVDRTMYISGQLGLDVASGQLVDGGVQAQAKQALINMGEILKAAGCDYTNVVKTTVLLADINDFNSVNEVYKTFFSSNFPARAAYQVAALPRGGLVEIEAVAVLGPLSDS, encoded by the exons ATGGCGACTATTCGTCGACAGATCCCGTACACACCAAAAGCCCCTATCAGACAGGGGATATACAG CCAGGCGGTGGTTGTGGACCGAACAATGTACATCTCCGGTCAGCTGGGGCTGGACGTGGCCTCGGGTCAGCTGGTAGATGGAGGCGTGCAGGCCCAAGCAAAACAG GCCCTCATCAATATGGGGGAGATCCTGAAAGCTGCCGGCTGTGACTACACTAATG tggtgaAGACGACTGTGCTGCTCGCCGATATAAATGACTTTAACAGCGTCAATGAGGTGTACAAAACAT TTTTCAGCAGTAACTTCCCTGCCAGAGCTGCCTACCAGGTCGCTGCTCTCCCCAGA ggTGGACTGGTAGAAATTGAGGCAGTTGCTGTGCTCGGCCCTCTCTCAGACTCCTGA
- the polr2k gene encoding DNA-directed RNA polymerases I, II, and III subunit RPABC4 has translation MDSQKDLQPPKQQPMIYICGECHTENEIKARDPIRCRECGYRIMYKKRTKRLVVFDAR, from the exons ATGGATTCACAGAAAGATCTGCAGCCGCCAAAACAGCAGCCTATGATCTACATATGTGGAG AATGCCatacagaaaatgaaatcaaggCCCGTGATCCAATCCGATGCAGAGAGTGCGGCTACAGGATCATGTATaagaagagaacaaagagat TGGTTGTTTTTGATGCCAGATGA
- the stk3 gene encoding serine/threonine-protein kinase 3 — translation MEPSAPKSKLKKLSEDSLTKQPEEVFDVLEKLGEGSYGSVFKAIHKESGQVVAIKQVPVESDLQEIIKEISIMQQCDSPYVVKYYGSYFKNTDLWIVMEYCGAGSVSDIIRLRNKTLTEEEIATILKSTLKGLEYLHFMRKIHRDIKAGNILLNTEGHAKLADFGVAGQLTDTMAKRNTVIGTPFWMAPEVIQEIGYNCVADIWSLGITSIEMAEGKPPYADIHPMRAIFMIPTNPPPTFRKPELWSDEFTDFVKKCLVKNPEQRATATQLLQHPFISQAKPVTILRDLITEAMEMKAKRQQEQQRELEEEDDNSEEETEVDSHTMVKSGSEGAGTMRATSTMSDGAQTMIEHGSTMLESDLGTMVINSDDDEEEEEDQRSMRRHATPQQPIRPSFMDYFDKQDSNKAAQQQENYNHNQPQEQPGYHIQSKNVFPDNWKVPQDGDFDFLKNLDFEELQMRLSALDPMMEREIEELRQRYTAKRQPILDAMDAKKRRQQNF, via the exons ATGGAGCCGTCTGCGCCCAAAAG CAAATTGAAAAAGCTGAGTGAGGACAGTTTGACCAAACAACCAGAGGAAGTGTTCGATGTTCTAGAGAAACTCGGTGAAGG ttccTATGGCAGCGTGTTCAAAGCCATCCATAAGGAGTCAGGCCAGGTGGTGGCTATTAAGCAGGTTCCTGTGGAGTCTGATCTACAGGAGATAATCAAGGAGATTTCCATCATGCAACAGTGTGACAG CCCTTATGTAGTGAAATACTATGGCAGCTACTTCAAGAACACAGACCTGTGGATTGTCATGGAGTACTGTGGAGCTGGCTctgtctctgacatcatcagaCTGCGCAACAAGACA ttgacagaggaggagattgCCACTATCCTGAAGTCGACATTGAAGGGTCTTGAATACCTTCACTTCATGAGGAAGATCCATCGGGACATTAAGGCAGGAAACATCCTCCTCAACACAGAGGGACACGCCAAACTTGCAGACTTTGGAGTTGCTGGACAACTAACG GACACCATGGCAAAAAGAAACACCGTGATTGGTACTCCATTCTGGATGGCCCCAGAGGTGATCCAGGAGATTGGCTACAACTGTGTGGCTGACATCTGGTCGCTGGGCATCACATCCATCGAGATGGCAGAGGGCAAACCTCCCTATGCTGATATCCATCCCATGAGA GCTATCTTCATGATCCCCACCAACCCTCCTCCAACATTCAGGAAGCCGGAGCTTTGGTCAGATGAGTTCACAGACTTTGTCAAGAAGTGTCTGGTTAAGAATCCAGAGCAGAGAGCAACTGCCACACAGCTCCTACAG CACCCATTTATCAGCCAGGCCAAGCCAGTCACAATCCTGAGAGACCTGATAACTGAGGCCATGGAGATGAAGGCCAAgaggcagcaggagcagcagagagagctggaggaggaggatgacaaCTCT gaggaggagacagaggtggACTCCCACACAATGGTGAAGTCTGGCTCAGAGGGTGCAGGAACCATGCGGGCCACCAGCACCATGAGTGATGGGGCACAGACCATGATTGAGCATGGCAGCACCATGCTTGAGTCAGACCTGGGCACTATGGTAATCAACAgcgatgatgatgaagaggaagaggaagaccaGCGGTCCATGAGGA ggcATGCTACCCCACAGCAGCCGATTCGACCGTCCTTCATGGACTATTTTGACAAGCAGGACTCGAACAAGGCAGCCCAGCAGCAGGAGAACTACAACCACAACCAGCCCCAGGAGCAGCCAGGCTACCACATCCAGTCCAAGAACGTCTTCCCTGACAACTGGAAGGTGCCTCAGGATGGAGACTTTGACTTT CTGAAGAACCTAGACTTTGAAGAGCTGCAGATGCGCCTCAGTGCTTTGGATCCCATGATGGAGCGGGAGATTGAGGAGCTCAGGCAGCGATATACCGCCAAAAGGCAGCCCATCCTGGATGCCATGGATGCCAAGAAGAGACGACAACAGAACTTCTGA